The Lentisphaerota bacterium genome segment CTCAGGAACAGCTTTGGGCCGATCGCCAGCATCAGGGGCAGGCCTATCGCCGAAGTCAGCGAATAGCGCCCGCCGACCCAATCCCAAAATCCGAACATGTTGGCAGGATCGATGCCGAAGGCCGTGACGTTCGCGGTGTTGGTCGAGACCGCAACAAAGTGCCTGGCAACGGCCGCCGAGCTCCCCACTTGCTCCACCAGCCACTCCCGCGCGGACAGGGCGTTGGTCATCGTCTCCTGCGTGGTAAAGGTCTTGGATGCCACGATGAAGAGGGTCTGGTCCGCCTTGACCTGGCGCAACGTCTCCGCCAGGTGAGTGCCGTCCACGTTGGAGACAAAAAACAGTTTCAACGTCCGCTTGCTGAAAGGCTTGAGCGCCTCGCAGGCCATGGCCGGGCCCAGGTCCGAACCGCCGATGCCGATGTTGACGATGTTGCGGATCGTCTTGCCCGTGTGCCCGCGCCATTTGCCGCTGCGCACGGCGTCGCAGAAGGCCGACATCTGGTCCAGCACCGCGTTCACTTGCGGCATCACGTCCGAGCCGTTGACCCGAACCGGGGCCCCCGAACGGTTGCGCAGTGCCGTGTGCAACACCGCCCGGTTCTCGGTTTCGTTGATCGCCCGGCCGGAGAACATCGCCTCGATCGCCTCCCGCAAACCCGACTCCCCGGCCAGCGCGAACAGCATGTGCATCAGCGCTGGCGTCACCCGGTTCTTGGAATAGTCGAGCGTCCAGCCCGCCGCGCTGAGCGTAAACCGGTCGGCCCGGGTGGGATCGTCCTGAAAAAAATCACGCAGATGGCGGTTTCGCGTCGCCGTGATTTCCTTCTCCACGCATTGCCACGCCGCTGTGTTCATGATAGGCCTCATTTTTTTAAAATCGTTTCGGATGCAGGATGGGTGAAAAGTTGGTATGATAACCCGCATTTAAGCAGAGCGAAAGGATAATCCATGCCCAAGGTCTTGATCATCGGCGCCGGCGGAGTCGGCGCGGTCGTCGCCCACAAATGCACGCAGGTCCCGGAAGTGTTCGGCGAGATCACGCTCGCCTCGCGAACCAGATCCAAGTGCGATGCCATCGCGCGCCAGCTTCCCGTCAAGGTCCGCACGGCCCAGGTGGACGCCGATAACGTTCCGCAGACCGTCGCTCTGTTGCGTGACGCCAAGCCCGACCTCGTCATCAACGTCGCCCTCCCCTACCAGGACCTTCACATCATGGACGCCTGCCTCGAAGCGGGCGTCAACTACCTCGACACCGCCAATTACGAGCCGCCGGATGTCGCCAAGTTCGAGTACCGCTGGCAATGGGATTACCAGGAGCGGTTTGCCAAGGCCGGCCTCATGGCCCTGCTCGGCTCGGGCTTCGACCCCGGAGTGACCTCGGTCTTCTGTACCCACATCCTCAAGCACCACTTGGACACGGCCGCTGAGATCGACATCATTGACTGCAACGCCGGCAGCCACGGCCAGCCCTTTGCCACCAATTTCAACCCCGAGATCAACATCCGCGAAGTCTCGGCCAAGGGACGCTATTATCACGACGGCCGATGGGTCGAGACCGATCCGCTCGCCCAGAAGCAGCCCTTCACCATGCCCGAAGCTCTCGGGTCGCTGAACGTCTACCTCATGTATCACGAGGAACTGGAGTCGCTCGCGCGCCACATCCCCGGCCTGAAGCGCGCGCGGTTCTGGATGAGCTTCTCGGAGAATTACCTCAAGCACTTGGAGGTTCTGAAAAACGTCGGCATGACCCGCATCGACCCGGTGACCTTCAACGGGCAGCAGATCGTGCCGCTCCAGTTCCTGAAGGCGCTTCTGCCCGACCCCGCGTCGCTTGGCCCGCTGACCCGCGGCAAGACTTGCATCGGCTGCCAGGTGCGCGGCACGAAAGACGGCCGGCCCAAGACGGTCTTCGTCTACAACATCTGTGACCACGAGGCCTGCTATCGGGAGGTCTGCTCGCAAGCCATCTCCTACACTACCGGCGTGCCAGCGATGATCGGCGCCAAGATGATGCTCACCGGCGTGTGGTCGGGCAAGGGCGTGTTCAATATGGAGCAGTTCGACCCCGATCCCTTCATGGCCGCCCTCAACACCCATGGCCTGCCCTGGAAGGTGATTGAACACGCCGTCTTCACGGGCTGAAAGCAAAAAGAAGGGGCGGCATGGCCTCCCCTTCTTTTTATTCCACGAACGGAGATCTTACTCTCCGTAGACGGTCGTGATCACTTCGCTGAAGATGAACAGTACGTTCTTCACGTTGTAATCCACGTGATGCACCTTGGTGATGCCGCCGGCCTTCATAGCCGTCTGGATGGACGCATCGCCAGTTCCAAAGAATAGGATGGCCGACGCCTTCGAATCGCCACGCTTGGTGGGACGTACTGCGTTATCAACACCCGGATCTGACGCCACATGATCCAGCATGATCGGGGCCATGACCGTACCGCGCATCGGCATGACGCAACCCGTGCCCAACACGGACAATGCGACCGCCGCACAACCGACAACTGCCCACTTTTTCATAACCGTCTCTCCTTATGAGGCTCTTCATTCATTTTCTGCGCAGCGACATGCCACACCAAAACGAACAGCACGAGTATCGCACGTTTCAGTGAACGTGTCTAGCACACCTCTGTTAAATCGTAAGCGTCTCACCAACCGGTCGATTGACAAACTAAATGCGCCAAAGGAGCGGCGTTTTTTCATAGCAAGTTGCTGGCAAGCTCTGAGAGTTCGGATCGTTCACCTTTTTCAAGCGTAATATGCGCGTACAGGCTTTGCCCTTTCATCTTATCGATCAGATTGCTCAGCCCATTTGAGTGTATGTCGAGGTAGGGGTGATCGATCTGATTGATATCCCCCGTAAAGACCATTTTAGTCCCTTCCCCCGCCCGAGTAATGATGGTCTTGATTTCATGCGGGGTCAGGTTCTGCGCTTCATCCACAATAAAATAGACACTCACCAGGCTTCTGCCCCGAATATAGGCGAGGGGAGAAATCATCAGTTTCTCATCAACGAGCAACTCTTTGATCTTTTTGTGCCGGGTTGTCGATTCTGCAAACTGGTTTTGGATGACGCCCAGGTTGTCAAAAAGCGGCTGCATATACGGATCGAGCTTGGACTGGATGTCTCCGGGAAGGAACCCGATGTCCTTGTTGCTCAGCGGCACGACGGGGCGGGCCATGAAAATTTGCCGGTAATTTTTCTTGATTTCGAGGCCTGCGGCAAGGGCAAGAAGCG includes the following:
- a CDS encoding glucose-6-phosphate isomerase, whose product is MRPIMNTAAWQCVEKEITATRNRHLRDFFQDDPTRADRFTLSAAGWTLDYSKNRVTPALMHMLFALAGESGLREAIEAMFSGRAINETENRAVLHTALRNRSGAPVRVNGSDVMPQVNAVLDQMSAFCDAVRSGKWRGHTGKTIRNIVNIGIGGSDLGPAMACEALKPFSKRTLKLFFVSNVDGTHLAETLRQVKADQTLFIVASKTFTTQETMTNALSAREWLVEQVGSSAAVARHFVAVSTNTANVTAFGIDPANMFGFWDWVGGRYSLTSAIGLPLMLAIGPKLFLRMLRGYHAMDKHFHTAPLNRNLPVILGVLGVLYNNGYGAETHAVLPYDQYLARLPAYLQQLDMESNGKSVDRQGRRVAYSTGPVIWGEPGTNGQHAFYQLIHQGTKLIPADFIGFCKSHHALGDHHDKLMANFFAQTEALAFGKTAEACRAEGVPETLIPHKTFEGNKPTNSLLADKLTPETFGALIALYEHKVFTQGIIWNIFSFDQWGVELGKALAGRILPELTAADDAALAHDASTNALIRRYRAARG
- a CDS encoding saccharopine dehydrogenase family protein, coding for MPKVLIIGAGGVGAVVAHKCTQVPEVFGEITLASRTRSKCDAIARQLPVKVRTAQVDADNVPQTVALLRDAKPDLVINVALPYQDLHIMDACLEAGVNYLDTANYEPPDVAKFEYRWQWDYQERFAKAGLMALLGSGFDPGVTSVFCTHILKHHLDTAAEIDIIDCNAGSHGQPFATNFNPEINIREVSAKGRYYHDGRWVETDPLAQKQPFTMPEALGSLNVYLMYHEELESLARHIPGLKRARFWMSFSENYLKHLEVLKNVGMTRIDPVTFNGQQIVPLQFLKALLPDPASLGPLTRGKTCIGCQVRGTKDGRPKTVFVYNICDHEACYREVCSQAISYTTGVPAMIGAKMMLTGVWSGKGVFNMEQFDPDPFMAALNTHGLPWKVIEHAVFTG